The following proteins come from a genomic window of Phnomibacter ginsenosidimutans:
- the gcvT gene encoding glycine cleavage system aminomethyltransferase GcvT, which produces MKNTPFTHLHIALGAKMAEFAGYNMPISYSGINDEHATVRSNAGVFDVSHMGEFILKGPDALDLIQRVTSNDASKLTAGKAQYSCLPNHDGGIVDDLIVYCLEENKAYMLVVNASNIEKDWNWISSFNTKGVEMHNISDKTALLAIQGPNACKMLQPLTEIDICNLTYYTFAKGVFAGVENVLISATGYTGSGGIEIYFDNSNDNAEKIWNAIFELGTPQGLKPIGLGARDTLRLEMGYCLYGNDIDDTTSPLEAGLGWITKFTKSFTNSEALHLQKQNGISRKLVGFEMVDKGIPRHGYDIKNAAGEVIGVVTSGTQAPSLGKAVGMGYVANGLNSIDSEIFVDVRGRLLKAKVVKMPFA; this is translated from the coding sequence ATGAAAAATACTCCGTTTACACATTTACACATAGCACTCGGTGCTAAAATGGCCGAGTTTGCCGGATACAATATGCCCATTAGTTACAGTGGCATCAACGATGAACATGCAACTGTACGCAGTAATGCCGGAGTGTTTGATGTAAGCCACATGGGTGAGTTTATTTTGAAAGGACCCGATGCGCTGGACCTCATTCAGCGGGTAACCAGCAACGACGCCAGCAAACTCACTGCCGGCAAAGCACAATACAGCTGCCTCCCCAATCATGATGGTGGTATCGTAGACGATTTGATTGTGTATTGCCTCGAAGAAAACAAAGCCTATATGCTGGTGGTAAATGCCAGCAATATTGAGAAAGACTGGAACTGGATCAGCAGTTTTAATACCAAGGGTGTAGAAATGCACAACATCAGCGATAAAACTGCTTTGCTGGCCATTCAGGGTCCTAATGCTTGCAAGATGTTGCAGCCACTTACCGAAATCGATATTTGCAACCTAACGTACTACACATTTGCGAAGGGTGTATTTGCAGGTGTAGAAAATGTGCTCATTAGTGCTACCGGCTACACGGGCAGCGGTGGCATCGAAATTTATTTCGACAACAGCAACGACAATGCCGAGAAAATTTGGAATGCCATTTTTGAGCTTGGTACACCACAAGGCTTGAAGCCGATTGGCTTGGGTGCCCGTGATACATTGCGTTTGGAAATGGGCTATTGCCTCTACGGCAATGACATTGACGATACCACCAGCCCGCTGGAAGCTGGCCTGGGTTGGATTACCAAGTTCACCAAGTCATTTACCAATAGCGAAGCCCTGCACTTGCAAAAGCAAAACGGGATAAGCCGCAAACTGGTGGGTTTTGAAATGGTAGACAAAGGCATTCCCCGCCACGGTTATGATATTAAAAATGCCGCCGGCGAAGTGATAGGTGTAGTAACCAGTGGTACACAGGCCCCCAGCCTCGGAAAAGCAGTGGGCATGGGTTATGTAGCCAACGGACTCAACAGCATCGACAGCGAAATTTTTGTAGATGTTCGTGGCCGGCTGCTCAAAGCCAAAGTGGTGAAAATGCCCTTTGCATAA